A single region of the Epinephelus fuscoguttatus linkage group LG14, E.fuscoguttatus.final_Chr_v1 genome encodes:
- the tonsl gene encoding tonsoku-like protein, translated as MSSSREIKQLQKAKSKAQNNNNLKEEANICNQLGELLSRNGDYQAAISEHQQELSLSEVLNDVIGRAVANRKIGECYAEMGNIEAALKHQRCHLDLARSVRDHAEEQRALATIGRTYLFRYESDQSKSSLQQAEDAFKKSLVIVNDRLEGTVPGREISEMKARLFLNLGLVCDHLGEPKRCSEFIRRSVFIAEKSQLLEDLYRANFNLGNIYFRHGQQSNAVRCLEQAKECARKIKDKFSESECFHCIGKVQLTLGDFVAARRSLKKALLLGSQQPLDRQAVKKVFKYADQGCKLEEELGEDKGKSSHQAVGLSEQLGDLYCKVGCYSKALDAYQAQLRGAEALGKPARELAVIHVSLAATYTDLRQHSKAVEHYRQELALRQGSSTEECSTWLNIAAAQEESGCVFEDIESSYTRASHCAQKSGQTRLQKRVLRLWLASQRRLGSSKADDTEARLQELCAAEGWNPDGSDGEEDEEEEMENSEPLDDSDVVLSDSDDDLEGYDKMVSGRRKAGRWNKRNEKGETSLHRACIDGNLRQTQYLVEQGHPVNPRDYCGWTPLHEACNHGHYDIVALLLEHGANINDPGGPLCEGVTPLHDALACGNLKVARLLVERGASVTQRNSKGDTAMDTLRQWQRTYSKELDQDTKQECMATERLLRKALAGGVPAAPAPAKPFDALQDSQLFDAENSEPLSSSGGGCSSSQDWLWTKRNPEVNAAPASPKRWQGNGSTQRHRARGTEAAVLYGNNSSSSDDSDSDCPISPLRAVRPRHNIPAAPSQKEVPANKEANPIPSSCRESVREPPAPSVFEREEYHSAIRGLGSAKSRLSQSQYSSTPAVSSSSKSALIPEEEYLADEWLEDDLGEFQPKKKRRLRVEQDEMRGEDMASASAARNQSRHLTSDAYRGSAAPYSSSRSLSQRKNGSQRPQQVKMTQMPGMVRLGRREVNRSHSPTVTDNDDMRPETPPPPQIHMQAPAQTLAAPMPTSLPPPIRMRVRVQEDVFLIPVPQSEADSCTVSWLCEQAAQRYYQKCGLLPRLSLQKEGALLSPQDLLLAVLHTNEEVLAEVCSWDLPPLPERYKKACDSLAVDENKRVTRLCEVQDGSSSMSVCGLGLAPSSLNPLLRALKLQASLTELRISGNRLHDNLLPELVATTVTMPRLRLLDLSANSITGEGLEKAVNALKAQSHPAFPCLEELDLSMNQLGDSVSESLSCLLSCCPLLAKLSLQACGLTARFLQQHRLMLASALIGSGHLKSVCMSHNALGSTGFELVLKTLPLHCLTHLDLSAVRRGPADYPALEHLTKILSQDDCSLTHLSLAANGLTDSSVATLARSLPSCPTLVNLNLSGNPSVTSAGLHSILISLREACRPLTLLNLQGCAVSGPWDSAGLDGLSELVKDLRLCSQGLNKLDRQALKQSWEAGRSHGRFIDRNSRCLLSTAASS; from the exons ATGAGCTCTTCACGGGAGATTAAAC agctgcagaaagCAAAGAGCAAAGcccagaacaacaacaacctcaaagagGAAGCAAACATCTGCAATCAGTTGGGAGAGCTGCTGTCCAGAAATG GTGATTATCAGGCTGCCATTAGTGAGCACCAGCAGGAACTGTCTCTCTCTGAGGTGCTGAACGACGTGATTGGACGAGCCGTGGCCAATCGTAAGATAGGAGAGTGCTATGCAGAGATGGGAAACATTGAGGCTGCTTTGAAA caCCAGCGCTGTCACCTGGACCTGGCCCGCTCTGTCAGAGATCACGCTGAGGAGCAAAGAGCGCTAGCCACCATTGGTCGTACCTACCTCTTTCGGTATGAATCCGACCAGTCAAAGAGCAGTTTGCAGCAAGCAGAGGACGCCTTCAAAAAGAGCCTGGTCATTGTGAATGATCGCCTAGAAG GGACTGTGCCGGGGCGAGAGATAAGTGAGATGAAGGCACGTCTCTTCCTCAATCTTGGTCTGGTCTGTGATCATCTGGGGGAGCCCAAACGTTGCAGCGAGTTTATCAGGCGAAGTGTCTTTATTGCAGA GAAGAGTCAGCTGCTTGAGGATCTCTACCGTGCAAACTTTAACCTGGGCAACATCTACTTCCGTCATGGTCAGCAGTCTAATGCCGTGCGCTGCCTTGAACAGGCCAAAGAGTGCGCGAGGAAGATCAAAGACAAGTTTAGTGAGAGCGAGTGCTTTCACTGCATTGGCAAG GTGCAGCTGACTCTGGGTGATTTCGTGGCAGCTAGACGATCTCTGAAAAAAGCTCTCTTGCTGGGTTCCCAGCAGCCACTGGACAGGCAGGCCGTGAAGAAAGTTTTCAAATATG CCGACCAGGGCTGTAAATTGGAGGAAGAGTTGGGGGAGGATAAGGGCAAAAGCTCCCATCAGGCTGTGGGGCTGTCAGAGCAGCTGGGGGACCTGTACTGTAAGGTTGGCTGCTACAGCAAAGCTCTGGATGCATATCAAGCTCAG CTAAGGGGTGCTGAGGCGTTGGGAAAGCCTGCCAGGGAGCTGGCTGTCATCCACGTGTCCCTGGCTGCGACCTACACAGACCTGAGACAGCACAGCAAGGCGGTGGAGCACTACAGACAGGAGCTGGCTCTACGACAGGGCAGCTCTACTGAG GAGTGTAGCACTTGGCTCAACATCGCAGCAGCTCAGGAGGAGAGCGGCTGTGTCTTCGAGGACATAGAGAGCAGCTACACGAGAGCCTCGCACTGCGCTCAGAAGTCTGGGCAGACCAGACTACAG AAACGTGTGCTGAGGCTCTGGCTGGCGTCCCAGCGACGTCTCGGCTCATCAAAGGCTGATGACACCGAGGCGAGGCTGCAGGAGCTGTGTGCTGCCGAGGGCTGGAATCCAGATGGGAGCGATggtgaggaggatgaagaggaggagatggagaacaGTGAACCTCTGGATGACAGTGACGTCGTTCTCTCAGACTCAG ATGATGATTTGGAGGGTTATGACAAGATGGTGTCAGGAAGGAGGAAGGCAGGAAGG TGGAACAAGAGGAACGAGAAGGGCGAGACGTCTCTGCACAGAGCGTGTATAGACGGAAACCTGAGGCAGACGCAGTATCTGGTGGAACAG GGTCACCCGGTGAACCCCAGAGACTATTGTGGCTGGACTCCTCTTCATGAGGCCTGCAACCACGGTCACTATG ACATTGTGGCTTTGCTGCTGGAGCACGGTGCTAACATTAATGATCCTGGCGGTCCCTTATGCGAGGGAGTGACTCCTCTCCACGACGCCCTCGCCTGTGGCAATTTGAAAGTCGCAAGACTCCTGGTGGAGCGAGGGGCTTCTGTCACTCAGCGCAActccaag GGTGACACTGCCATGGACACCCTCCGTCAGTGGCAGAGGACGTACAGCAAAGAGTTGGACCAGGACACCAAGCAAGAGTGCATGGCTACAGAGAGGCTGCTGAGGAAGGCGCTTGCAGGGGGAG TGCCCGCCGCTCCAGCCCCAGCCAAGCCTTTCGATGCCCTGCAGGACAGCCAGCTGTTTGATGCTGAGAACTCTGAGCCGCTGTCGTCCTCTGGAGGGGGCTGTTCCTCCAGCCAAGACTGGCTCTGGACCAAGAGGAACCCAGAGGTGAATGCAGCACCTGCCAGCCCAAAACGGTGGCAGGGCAACGGCTCAACACAGCGGCACAGAGCCAGGGGGACAGAGGCGGCTGTTCTGTATGGG AATAACAGCAGCTCCTCAGATGACAGCGACTCTGACTGTCCCATCAGTCCTCTCCGTGCCGTACGCCCCAGACACAACATCCCAGCAGCCCCCAGTCAAAAGGAAGTCCCCGCAAACAAGGAAGCCAACCCGATCCCCAGCTCGTGTCGAGAAAGCGTCAGGGAGCCTCCCGCGCCGTCTGTCTTTGAACGCGAGGAGTACCACAGTGCCATTCGAGGCTTGGGCAGCGCCAAAAGTCGTCTGTCGCAGTCTCAGTACTCCAGCACGCCAGCTGTTTCATCCAGCAGCAAATCAGCCCTCATTCCCGAGGAGGAGTATCTGGCTGACGAGTGGCTGGAGGATGATTTGGGGGAATTCCAgccgaagaagaagaggaggcttCGGGTGGAGCAGGACGAAATGAGAGGGGAGGACATGGCCTCTGCTTCAGCAGCAAGAAATCAAAGCAGACATCTAACCTCTGATGCCTACAGAG GATCTGCAGCTCCTTACTCCTCCAGCAGGAGTCTCTCTCAGAGAAAGAACGGCTCTCAGAGGCCTCAGCAGGTCAAAATGACTCAGATGCCCGGGATGGTGCGGCTTGGCAGGCGAGAGGTGAACAGGTCACACAGCCCCACGGTAACAGACAATGACGACATGAGGCCCGAGACGCCACCACCCCCACAAATACACATGCAG gCTCCAGCTCAAACTTTGGCTGCTCCAATGCCCACATCACTGCCTCCACCAATCAGAATGAGGGTCAGAGTTCAGGAAGATGTTTTCCTCATCCCAGTTCCACAAAG TGAGGCCGACTCCTGCACTGTGTCATGGCTGTGCGAGCAAGCTGCTCAGCGTTACTACCAGAAATGTGGCCTCCTGCCGCGCCTCTCGCTGCAGAAGGAAGGTGCTCTTCTGTCCCCGCAGGACCTGCTGCTGGCTGTTCTGCACACTAATGAAGAG GTTCTCGCTGAAGTTTGCTCCTGGgatctccctcctctccctgagCGCTACAAGAAGGCCTGTGACAGCCTGGCAGTGg ATGAGAACAAGCGTGTCACCCGGCTGTGCGAGGTGCAGGATGGGAGCTCCTCCATGTCGGTGTGCGGCCTCGGCTTGGCGCCCTCCTCCCTCAACCCGCTCCTTCGTGCCCTGAAACTGCAGGCCAGCCTCACTGAGCTGCGTATTTCCGGCAACCGTCTCCATGACAACCTTCTGCCCGAGCTGGTCGCCACAACAGTCACCATGCCTCGGCTTCGGCTGCTGGACCTTTCTGCCAATAGCATCACAGGGGAGGGGCTGGAGAAGGCCGTGAATGCTTTAAAGGCACAGAGTCATCCTGCGTTTCCG TGCCTGGAGGAGCTTGACCTCAGTATGAACCAGCTGGGTGATAGCGTGTCCGAGTCGCTGTCCTGCCTGCTGTCCTGCTGCCCTCTGTTAGCCAAGCTGTCTCTGCAGGCATGTGGCCTCaccgctcgcttcctgcagcagCATCGACTGATGCTCGCCAGCGCTCTGATAG GATCGGGCCACCTGAAATCAGTGTGTATGTCCCACAATGCACTGGGCTCCACTGGCTTTGAGTTGGTGCTGAAGACTCTGCCTCTCCACTGCCTCACACACCTGGACCTGTCTGCTGTCCGCAGGGGTCCAGCTGATTACCCAGCACTGGAACACCTCACCAAAATCCTGTCgcag GACGACTGCTCACTGACCCACCTGAGTCTGGCAGCAAACGGGTTGACGGACAGCAGTGTAGCCACCTTGGCCAG GAGCCTGCCTTCATGTCCCACTCTGGTCAATCTGAACCTGTCGGGTAATCCATCTGTCACCTCAGCGGGACTTCACAGCATCCTGATCTCTCTCAGAGAGGCTTGTCGACCTTTGACCCTTCTAAACCTCcaag GTTGTGCGGTGTCTGGCCCCTGGGACAGTGCAGGTCTGGACGGTTTGTCAGAGCTGGTCAAGGATCTCCGTCTTTGCTCTCAGGGACTCAACAAGCTGGACCGTCAGGCCCTAAAGCAGAGCTGGGAAGCCGGTCGGTCACATGGGCGCTTCATTGACCGAAACAGCAGGTGCCTGCTCTCTACTGCGGCCTCCTCATGA